In the genome of Cupriavidus malaysiensis, one region contains:
- a CDS encoding c-type cytochrome has translation MSHICVVRLSRAVVLGVATAVLTIPVTCAADGAKLASQLCAACHGVHGHSESPMFPRLDGQTSEYIQAQLKGFRHHERGETDARSYMWGIASQLDDDTIRALGDYYASQKAPPGGAGETEIMAKGKAIFEQGLPDKGVPPCATCHGAQAQGNSLFPRLAGQHQSYLVRQIEVFRSGARGNAPVMSAVAHQLSVEQAQAVAAYLQAQ, from the coding sequence ATGAGCCATATCTGCGTCGTTCGCCTGTCAAGAGCTGTCGTGCTCGGCGTGGCCACTGCCGTGCTGACGATCCCGGTGACGTGCGCGGCAGATGGCGCGAAGCTTGCCTCGCAGTTATGCGCAGCCTGCCATGGCGTGCACGGTCACAGCGAATCGCCCATGTTCCCGCGGCTCGACGGGCAAACATCCGAGTATATCCAGGCGCAGCTCAAGGGATTCCGCCACCATGAGCGAGGCGAGACCGATGCTCGCTCCTATATGTGGGGAATCGCCTCGCAACTGGATGACGACACTATTCGTGCTCTAGGTGACTACTACGCCAGCCAGAAGGCGCCGCCGGGTGGTGCGGGCGAGACTGAGATCATGGCCAAAGGGAAAGCCATTTTCGAACAGGGCCTGCCGGACAAGGGTGTCCCCCCCTGCGCTACTTGCCACGGTGCCCAGGCCCAGGGCAATAGCTTGTTTCCACGCCTGGCCGGACAGCATCAGTCCTATCTCGTTCGCCAGATCGAGGTATTCCGCAGCGGTGCCCGGGGTAACGCGCCAGTAATGAGCGCGGTAGCACATCAACTCAGCGTCGAGCAGGCACAAGCCGTCGCAGCCTATTTGCAGGCACAGTGA
- a CDS encoding cytochrome C, protein MAVPAFARQTGMACVACHVNFPELTPFGRFFKLTGYTLSNNRTIPLSAMVQVSRTSSRTVDQANFDFVRNDDLALQQASVFLAGRIFDHVGTFTQWTYDGIAHRAALDNTDIRAAWHLAENDIDFIYGVTVNNNPTVSDVWNSTPAFGFPFASSSVSVTPAASTLIDGGLAQQVAGLAAYAFWQRSVYAEFGFYRTADGALSVFRTGQDINTPGGVARLSGASPYWRLAYNHEWGANSLMLGTFGMIADRYPDNTLPGTPTDRFSDYALDAQYQYLTLPHAFTAQAAWIYEKQNWRASFPSGGIGAGPTPANPTDHLTTFKARASYMYQRKYGGTLAYFSTTGNADPGLYAPAPVTGSANGYPDSRGLIFELDYLPHPQVKLALQYTWFLKFNGAHANYDGNGRNAQDNNTLYLLAWFAF, encoded by the coding sequence ATGGCAGTACCGGCCTTCGCCCGCCAGACCGGCATGGCCTGTGTCGCTTGCCACGTCAACTTCCCGGAGCTCACGCCATTCGGGCGGTTCTTCAAGCTGACCGGCTATACCCTGTCGAACAATCGGACTATCCCGCTCTCCGCGATGGTTCAGGTTTCAAGAACATCGTCCCGAACTGTCGATCAGGCTAATTTCGACTTCGTTCGCAATGACGATCTCGCGCTGCAGCAGGCAAGCGTTTTCCTGGCAGGCCGCATCTTCGATCACGTGGGCACATTCACACAATGGACTTATGATGGCATCGCCCACCGCGCCGCGCTTGACAATACCGATATCCGGGCGGCATGGCACCTGGCTGAAAACGATATTGATTTCATTTACGGCGTCACAGTCAATAACAACCCCACCGTGTCAGACGTGTGGAACAGCACGCCGGCGTTTGGCTTTCCATTCGCGTCGAGCAGCGTCTCCGTCACGCCCGCCGCGAGTACGCTGATTGATGGCGGGCTGGCACAGCAGGTTGCGGGTCTTGCCGCCTATGCCTTCTGGCAACGCAGCGTCTATGCCGAATTCGGCTTCTACCGCACGGCTGACGGAGCGCTCTCCGTCTTCCGGACCGGGCAGGACATCAACACCCCCGGAGGGGTGGCGCGCCTGAGCGGCGCAAGCCCGTATTGGCGTCTCGCCTACAACCACGAATGGGGCGCCAATTCCCTGATGCTCGGCACCTTTGGCATGATCGCGGATCGCTATCCGGATAACACCTTGCCGGGTACGCCGACAGACCGCTTCAGCGATTACGCACTCGACGCGCAGTATCAGTACCTGACCCTGCCGCACGCCTTTACAGCGCAGGCCGCATGGATCTACGAAAAACAAAACTGGCGCGCGAGTTTCCCCAGTGGTGGTATCGGTGCCGGTCCGACCCCGGCCAATCCGACAGACCATCTCACGACGTTCAAGGCCAGGGCTTCCTATATGTACCAGCGCAAGTACGGGGGTACCCTGGCGTACTTTTCCACGACTGGAAACGCCGACCCCGGTCTTTACGCACCAGCGCCGGTGACAGGCAGCGCCAATGGCTATCCGGATTCGCGCGGGCTGATCTTTGAGCTGGACTATCTGCCCCACCCGCAGGTCAAACTGGCATTGCAGTACACCTGGTTTCTCAAATTCAATGGGGCGCATGCCAACTATGACGGCAATGGCAGGAATGCCCAGGACAACAACACCCTCTATTTACTGGCCTGGTTCGCGTTCTAA
- a CDS encoding DeoR/GlpR family DNA-binding transcription regulator gives MGLNRRQRDILDWLHEVDRLTTEQLADRFNVSSQTIRRDINDLDEQGLVRRVHGGLSLPTHQHNQSFLQRSNVQVERKRRIAQAAAGLMQDDATVFLGYGTTVAEFARALPPDRPLRVVTNNMDAVRVLADKPGIETWVTGGRLRPADRDVMGSATLDFLRKFRAHFAVFGVGAVSADGTLYEFQPDEAELSQVLLTHSHRRLLLADSGKFLREAPCRVASLEQVDHFFTDADAPADLQALCERAGVEMHLC, from the coding sequence ATGGGCCTGAACCGACGACAGCGAGACATCCTCGACTGGCTGCACGAAGTGGACCGGCTGACCACGGAGCAACTGGCCGACCGCTTCAACGTGAGCAGCCAGACGATCCGTCGCGACATCAACGACCTCGATGAGCAAGGCCTGGTCAGGCGCGTGCATGGCGGGCTGAGCCTGCCGACCCACCAGCACAACCAGAGCTTCCTGCAGCGAAGCAATGTCCAGGTCGAACGCAAGCGCCGTATCGCGCAGGCGGCTGCCGGTCTCATGCAGGACGACGCGACCGTCTTTCTCGGCTATGGCACCACGGTGGCGGAGTTCGCGCGAGCCCTGCCTCCGGACCGGCCGCTGCGCGTGGTGACGAACAACATGGATGCGGTACGGGTTCTGGCCGACAAGCCTGGGATAGAGACCTGGGTGACCGGCGGCAGGCTGCGGCCCGCCGACCGCGATGTGATGGGGAGCGCCACGCTCGATTTCCTGCGCAAGTTCCGCGCGCATTTCGCCGTCTTCGGCGTAGGCGCCGTCAGCGCCGACGGCACCCTCTACGAATTCCAGCCCGACGAAGCGGAACTGTCGCAGGTCCTCCTCACGCATAGCCACCGCAGGCTGCTGCTTGCCGATAGCGGCAAGTTCCTGCGTGAGGCGCCCTGCAGGGTGGCGAGCCTCGAACAGGTCGACCACTTCTTCACGGACGCCGACGCCCCCGCCGACCTGCAAGCGCTGTGCGAGCGCGCGGGCGTGGAGATGCACCTCTGCTGA
- a CDS encoding phosphocholine-specific phospholipase C, with the protein MTFNPSKRKFLRSSLGTAAAIATLSSFPPSIRRALAIEANNATGTIQDVKYVVMVMLENRSFDSYFGTHKGMRGYGDRFPVPSANAPSIFYQSYGASTLIPYHLDGNAGNAQRAGGTPHTWNDAQAAWDHGRMAAWPNAKTPLSMGYYDTAEVPFQRALADAFTACDAYHCGMHTGTIPNRLFYWTGTNGPSGLDPDTNAPVGVAALVNEFNGGNDIGASTSGWTWTTYADRLERAGVSWKVYQSLIDNFGCNEMMGFRHWRKAIEQMPSTRRPVYVATESLAQSPTAAGPAYNPDIDDALSPLAKGFGNTMPEGLLETFRNDIQNGTLPSVSWIIPPSQYSEHPGPSSPAQGGWYVQQILDALTANPEIWSQTVLLVNYDENDGFFDHLPPPSAPSRNPDGTLAGGSTLSDSDMAPEYHTYTPATSKQPAADGRPYGPGPRVPMLVISPWSRGGFVNSQICDHTSTLMFLEKRFGVIEPQISNYRRAVCGDLTSCFDFVNPNAALVPDLPGRTTKVGVDALAIAQSAKSAIAVPGATPDSALPAQAAGTRPSRALPYELHTTMHPNAQAGAVTLEFVNASTGGVGALFHVYDKLHLDLIPRRYLVEANKSLSGSWTLPVADHGRYHLWVLGPNGYHREFVGDLSETTGAVNPEIQVCYQPCDNASVSVKLHNRGNQPCTFTVAANAYHTDGPWSLSVAPNSVGELSWPVANSGNWYDFSVSTSVSPTFKRRFAGRIETGKDSVSDPAMGMGA; encoded by the coding sequence ATGACCTTCAATCCTTCCAAGCGCAAGTTCCTGCGCTCCTCCCTCGGCACCGCCGCCGCCATCGCGACGCTCTCTTCCTTCCCGCCAAGCATCCGGCGCGCGCTGGCCATCGAGGCCAACAACGCCACCGGCACCATCCAGGACGTCAAGTACGTGGTGATGGTGATGCTGGAGAACCGCTCGTTCGACAGCTATTTCGGCACGCACAAGGGCATGCGCGGCTACGGAGACCGCTTCCCGGTTCCCTCGGCGAATGCCCCCAGCATCTTCTACCAGTCCTACGGGGCCAGCACGCTCATCCCCTATCACCTCGACGGGAACGCAGGCAACGCACAGCGTGCCGGCGGCACGCCGCACACGTGGAACGATGCGCAGGCCGCCTGGGACCATGGCCGGATGGCGGCCTGGCCGAACGCGAAGACGCCGCTCTCGATGGGCTACTACGACACCGCGGAAGTGCCGTTCCAGCGCGCGCTCGCCGATGCCTTCACGGCATGCGATGCCTATCACTGCGGCATGCACACCGGCACGATCCCCAACCGCCTGTTCTACTGGACCGGCACCAATGGACCGAGCGGACTGGACCCGGACACCAACGCGCCCGTGGGGGTCGCCGCGCTGGTCAATGAGTTCAACGGCGGCAACGACATCGGAGCCTCCACCTCCGGCTGGACATGGACCACCTACGCCGATCGCCTGGAACGCGCGGGCGTCAGCTGGAAGGTCTATCAAAGCCTGATCGACAACTTCGGCTGCAATGAAATGATGGGCTTCCGCCATTGGCGCAAGGCCATCGAGCAGATGCCCTCGACGCGCCGGCCGGTGTATGTAGCGACAGAAAGCCTGGCGCAGTCGCCGACGGCCGCCGGACCCGCCTACAACCCCGATATCGACGATGCACTGAGCCCGCTGGCCAAGGGTTTCGGCAACACCATGCCGGAAGGCCTGCTCGAGACGTTCCGCAACGACATCCAGAACGGCACGCTCCCGTCGGTCTCCTGGATCATTCCTCCGTCGCAATACAGCGAGCACCCGGGGCCCTCCAGCCCGGCGCAGGGCGGCTGGTACGTGCAACAGATCCTGGACGCCCTGACCGCGAATCCGGAAATCTGGAGCCAGACCGTGCTGCTGGTCAACTATGACGAGAACGACGGCTTCTTCGACCACCTGCCTCCGCCGAGCGCGCCGTCGCGCAATCCGGATGGCACGCTCGCGGGCGGCAGCACGCTGTCGGACAGCGATATGGCGCCCGAGTACCACACGTACACGCCCGCCACGAGCAAGCAGCCGGCGGCAGACGGCCGCCCGTATGGCCCGGGTCCGCGCGTGCCGATGCTCGTGATTTCTCCGTGGAGCCGCGGCGGGTTCGTCAACTCGCAGATCTGCGATCACACATCGACGCTGATGTTCCTCGAGAAACGCTTTGGCGTCATCGAGCCCCAGATCAGCAATTACCGCCGCGCCGTCTGCGGCGACCTCACCTCGTGCTTCGACTTCGTCAACCCGAATGCCGCCCTGGTGCCGGATCTGCCGGGCCGCACCACCAAGGTCGGCGTCGACGCCCTGGCGATCGCGCAGAGCGCGAAGTCCGCCATTGCCGTGCCTGGCGCCACGCCCGATTCCGCCCTGCCCGCCCAGGCAGCCGGCACGCGGCCGTCGCGCGCGCTGCCCTACGAACTGCACACCACCATGCATCCGAATGCACAGGCGGGTGCTGTCACGCTGGAATTCGTCAACGCCAGCACCGGCGGCGTGGGCGCGCTGTTCCATGTCTATGACAAGCTGCACCTGGACCTCATCCCGCGCCGCTACCTGGTCGAAGCCAACAAGTCGCTGAGCGGCAGCTGGACACTTCCCGTTGCCGACCACGGCAGGTACCACCTCTGGGTGCTTGGCCCCAATGGCTACCACCGCGAGTTCGTCGGCGACCTGAGCGAGACGACGGGCGCGGTGAATCCGGAGATCCAGGTCTGCTACCAACCGTGCGACAACGCCTCGGTGAGCGTCAAGCTGCACAACCGGGGCAACCAGCCCTGCACCTTCACCGTCGCCGCGAACGCGTATCACACGGACGGCCCGTGGTCGCTCTCGGTGGCACCGAACTCGGTGGGCGAACTGAGCTGGCCGGTGGCCAACAGCGGCAACTGGTACGACTTCAGCGTCAGCACCAGCGTATCGCCGACGTTCAAGCGCCGCTTCGCCGGCCGGATCGAAACCGGCAAGGACTCCGTCTCGGACCCGGCCATGGGCATGGGCGCATAG
- a CDS encoding alkaline phosphatase family protein — MTIHSNALRAGAGPQTPAAAHGCADHAATARQRPAPRRRPLARLAGSLALAGLIGGALTACGSSDDKTASAELPVPGTGTPSASTTTLARRTLLVDLDGVTYDALRQGIASGQLPNLARLQPQLAYSGGVLNDVSQQPNLDAPGWATLLTGTWASRHRIFAIAPGQKPAVPTLFSLAKASGTSRTGAAVASAPLATLLAPDHAAGALDTLASCAQDATPDDCVTRNAIQMIGRGDYATVVAQYHSAEDVALNDGLASSQYAQALARLDAAVGTLLSETAKHADSQWLVVVASSHGLNANGRADGLPEVPQSAAFIAVNQDENNGQRGSTPALPATVAGLYRYASIADVTPTILAHLNKTPANPDYAMDGAQLIGAQPPTLAVQIAEDNTTRARAVLAWSAPASAAITLMRDGKEIAKLPAGTTTYTDPLADRAELQTGKYRFSYAVIAGTAARAVLTPQISYIKAQPPVPLAATLVNGLTVYYPFGQDPQLTAPVDALGHSTMGPWAADANGGAMTADPLGGHGLFIDTNIANAAGYDGYRLTPQSSSQDVVNSAVASGGAFSIGFWYKAPACSTNTVGEPIFSNKTGYATSGGTAGIIISMFGCGAEFNVADGSHRTDTNSPYIPFSENQWVYFALVVDVGGKTMSGYVFDPILGSQSQTHAFAAGMVAAALAGVNQSSEVGFGLGEDGTGKFYMAKNGQKAGSYNPSLATTDKPMQMAFSDLAMWNRALTQDELSSIFLSQKPLSGLLAK, encoded by the coding sequence ATGACCATCCACAGCAATGCATTGCGCGCGGGCGCCGGCCCGCAGACGCCGGCCGCGGCGCACGGGTGCGCCGACCACGCCGCCACCGCGCGCCAACGCCCGGCACCCCGTCGCCGGCCGCTGGCCCGGCTCGCCGGTTCCCTGGCCCTGGCCGGGCTGATCGGCGGCGCCCTGACGGCTTGCGGCAGCAGCGACGACAAGACCGCCTCCGCCGAGTTGCCTGTGCCCGGCACCGGCACTCCCTCGGCGTCCACGACCACCTTGGCCAGGCGCACGCTGCTCGTCGATCTTGACGGTGTCACTTACGACGCCTTGCGCCAGGGCATCGCCTCGGGCCAGTTGCCGAATCTCGCCAGACTCCAGCCGCAGCTCGCCTACAGCGGCGGCGTACTCAACGACGTGAGCCAGCAGCCGAACCTGGATGCACCCGGATGGGCGACCCTGCTGACGGGCACCTGGGCGAGCCGGCATCGGATCTTCGCGATCGCGCCCGGCCAGAAGCCCGCCGTGCCGACCCTGTTCAGCCTGGCCAAGGCATCCGGCACGAGCCGGACAGGGGCGGCGGTCGCCTCGGCACCGCTGGCGACCCTGCTGGCGCCCGATCATGCCGCGGGCGCGCTGGACACGCTGGCCAGCTGCGCCCAGGACGCCACCCCGGACGACTGCGTCACGCGCAATGCCATCCAGATGATAGGCAGGGGCGACTACGCGACCGTCGTCGCCCAGTACCATTCCGCCGAGGACGTGGCGCTGAACGATGGCCTGGCTTCGTCTCAATACGCGCAGGCGCTTGCCCGACTGGACGCGGCGGTCGGCACGCTCCTGTCGGAAACGGCGAAGCATGCCGACAGCCAGTGGCTGGTGGTCGTGGCCTCGAGCCACGGCCTGAATGCCAACGGCCGCGCCGACGGGTTGCCCGAGGTGCCGCAGTCGGCCGCGTTCATCGCCGTCAACCAGGACGAGAACAATGGCCAGCGGGGATCGACCCCGGCGCTGCCGGCAACCGTCGCCGGGTTGTATCGGTACGCCAGCATCGCGGACGTGACCCCCACGATCCTCGCCCATCTGAACAAGACGCCGGCCAATCCGGACTACGCGATGGACGGCGCCCAGTTGATCGGCGCGCAACCCCCGACGCTTGCCGTCCAGATTGCCGAGGACAACACGACGCGGGCCCGGGCCGTGCTGGCCTGGAGCGCGCCCGCGAGCGCGGCCATCACGCTCATGCGCGATGGCAAGGAGATCGCCAAGCTGCCCGCAGGCACGACGACGTACACCGACCCGCTCGCCGACCGGGCCGAACTGCAGACCGGCAAATACCGCTTCAGCTATGCCGTGATCGCTGGCACGGCGGCCCGCGCCGTGCTCACGCCTCAGATTTCGTACATCAAGGCGCAACCCCCTGTCCCCCTCGCCGCCACCCTGGTCAACGGGCTGACGGTCTACTACCCCTTCGGTCAGGACCCGCAACTGACGGCGCCGGTCGATGCGCTCGGCCACAGCACGATGGGACCGTGGGCGGCCGATGCCAATGGCGGCGCCATGACCGCCGACCCGCTGGGCGGCCATGGCCTGTTCATCGATACCAATATCGCGAATGCCGCCGGCTACGACGGTTACCGGCTGACACCGCAATCCTCTTCGCAGGACGTGGTGAACAGCGCGGTGGCCAGCGGTGGCGCCTTCTCCATCGGCTTCTGGTACAAGGCTCCGGCGTGCAGCACCAACACGGTCGGCGAGCCCATCTTCAGCAACAAGACGGGCTACGCTACCAGCGGCGGCACCGCGGGCATCATCATCAGCATGTTCGGATGCGGCGCGGAGTTCAACGTCGCGGACGGCTCCCACCGCACCGACACCAACAGCCCGTACATCCCCTTCAGCGAGAACCAGTGGGTGTACTTCGCGCTGGTGGTCGATGTCGGCGGCAAGACCATGTCGGGCTATGTGTTCGATCCCATCCTGGGCAGCCAATCGCAGACCCATGCATTCGCCGCCGGCATGGTTGCCGCGGCACTGGCCGGCGTGAACCAGTCGAGCGAAGTCGGCTTCGGCCTGGGCGAGGATGGAACCGGCAAGTTCTACATGGCCAAGAACGGGCAGAAGGCCGGCTCCTACAATCCCAGCCTCGCCACGACAGACAAGCCCATGCAGATGGCCTTCTCTGACCTGGCGATGTGGAACCGCGCCTTGACGCAGGATGAGCTGAGCTCGATCTTCCTGTCGCAGAAGCCGCTGTCCGGCTTGCTGGCGAAGTAG
- a CDS encoding SulP family inorganic anion transporter, which yields MDHAPAAPASSRPPDSSGPADDGALTRGQRIGRDVVAGCSIAGLLLPEAVAYAGIANLPAQAGLIGLLVGLVAYGIVGTSRFAVVSATSSSAAVLAAATLSMSGADAGQRLALGAALVALAGVFLILAGLARLGGITDFIAKPVLRGFTFGLAITIILKQVAGVAGVHPAHNDLPRFCYEFLQVLPAWNLNALAACLAALLVLFALARWRRVPGPMVVIVLGVAAAYATDLKHFGIGQVGAIDLADLRLGLPDLPRAQWLRLGELAIALVLILYAESYSSIRSFALKHGDSTQPDRDLIALGLANLGSGVLHGAPVGAGFSATSANEAAGAQSRLAGWCAAAVIALIVALLLPQLALTPEAVLAAIVIHAVSHTLRPAVFRPYWAWRRDRLLVIAACAAVLLLGVLDGLLVAIGVSLALTLRSFSEPRVSQLGRLDGGHDYVDIAAHPEAQRLPGVLIVRPEAPMFFANVERMLAAVRHLRQAADEGLHTLIFSLEESPDIDGSTIEALEVFAAQVAADGQRLLLVRLKPPVLDVLIRAASPALPRESLHDLSVDECVRSLGAASA from the coding sequence ATGGACCATGCACCCGCCGCCCCTGCTTCCAGCCGCCCGCCCGACAGCTCCGGGCCGGCCGATGATGGCGCGCTGACGCGCGGCCAGCGCATCGGCCGCGACGTGGTGGCGGGCTGTTCGATCGCCGGCCTGCTGCTGCCCGAGGCGGTGGCCTATGCCGGCATCGCCAACCTGCCGGCGCAAGCCGGCCTGATCGGGCTGCTGGTCGGCCTGGTGGCTTACGGCATCGTCGGCACCAGCCGCTTCGCGGTGGTCTCGGCCACCTCGTCCTCGGCGGCGGTGCTGGCCGCGGCGACCTTGTCCATGAGCGGCGCCGATGCCGGCCAGCGGCTCGCGCTGGGCGCCGCGCTGGTGGCGCTGGCCGGCGTGTTCCTGATACTGGCCGGGCTGGCGCGCCTGGGCGGCATCACCGATTTCATCGCCAAGCCGGTGCTGCGCGGTTTCACCTTCGGGCTGGCCATCACCATCATCCTGAAGCAGGTCGCCGGGGTGGCCGGCGTCCACCCGGCGCACAACGACCTGCCGCGCTTCTGCTACGAATTCCTGCAGGTACTGCCGGCGTGGAACCTCAACGCCCTCGCCGCCTGCCTGGCGGCGCTGCTGGTGCTGTTCGCGCTGGCGCGCTGGCGCCGGGTGCCGGGGCCGATGGTGGTGATCGTGCTCGGCGTCGCCGCGGCCTATGCCACCGACCTGAAGCACTTCGGCATCGGCCAGGTCGGCGCCATCGACCTGGCCGACCTCCGCCTCGGCCTGCCCGACCTGCCGCGCGCGCAGTGGCTGCGCCTGGGCGAGCTGGCGATCGCGCTGGTGCTGATCCTGTACGCCGAGTCCTACAGTTCCATCCGCAGCTTCGCGCTCAAGCACGGCGACAGCACCCAGCCCGACCGCGACCTGATCGCGCTCGGCCTGGCCAACCTCGGCTCGGGCGTGCTGCACGGCGCGCCGGTCGGCGCGGGTTTCTCCGCCACTTCCGCCAACGAAGCCGCCGGCGCGCAGTCGCGCCTGGCCGGCTGGTGCGCGGCCGCCGTCATCGCGCTGATCGTCGCGCTGCTGCTGCCGCAACTCGCGCTGACGCCCGAGGCCGTGCTGGCCGCCATCGTCATCCATGCCGTCAGCCATACGCTGCGGCCGGCCGTGTTCCGGCCCTACTGGGCCTGGCGGCGCGACCGCCTGCTGGTGATCGCGGCCTGCGCCGCGGTACTGCTGCTGGGCGTGCTGGACGGGCTGCTGGTGGCGATCGGCGTCAGCCTGGCGCTGACGCTGCGCAGCTTCTCCGAGCCGCGCGTGAGCCAGCTCGGGCGGCTCGACGGCGGCCACGACTATGTCGATATCGCCGCCCACCCGGAGGCGCAGCGCCTGCCCGGCGTGCTGATCGTGCGGCCGGAGGCACCGATGTTCTTCGCCAACGTCGAGCGCATGCTGGCCGCGGTGCGGCACCTGCGCCAGGCGGCCGACGAGGGGCTGCATACGCTGATCTTCAGCCTGGAGGAGTCGCCCGACATCGACGGCTCGACCATCGAGGCGCTGGAAGTGTTCGCGGCGCAGGTGGCCGCCGACGGCCAGCGCCTGCTGCTGGTGCGCCTGAAGCCGCCCGTGCTCGACGTGCTGATCCGTGCCGCCTCTCCGGCCCTGCCGCGCGAGTCGCTGCACGACCTCAGCGTGGACGAGTGCGTGCGCTCGCTGGGGGCGGCATCCGCTTAG